GCCGAGCGGGAAGAGCGGTGGAACGGCCACCGGGAGGCGTCCTGGGGAGGCGGCCGCACCGGCGAGAACCCGGGCTGCGGCCCGGAGTTCGGGGCCGGTCCACGAGCAAGTGGCCGGGCTCGCCGTCACGTCGGGAAGACGGACCATGCCGTAAGGGTTGCGCAGGGCCTCGGCGATGACGCCGGGCCGCGGGAGGTTGCTCGCGAGGAAACACCGCCTTTGGCTAGGGTGAGCGCCCTCGGTCGATCCCTCCTTCGGATCTCAAGATCAAACACGGATCCGATGCATCGATCGAAGGACGTTCCGCCACCCGGGACATGAATACGCAGTGCAGAGCGACGTTGGTTGTCGGCAACACCGCCCGGCGTCGGCTCGGTACAAACCGCCCTGCCCTCGTCCTGTCACCCAGGACTGGAGGGCGGCGGTCTTCTCATTCACCTACCTCCCCAAGGCAAGGCAGAGATGGCACGAATGCCCCGCCGGTCCTCCCGTCGACCGCACCCGCACACGCACCCGGTCGACGAACTGCTCCCGATCCCCCGACTCGCCCTGTACGGCTTCCAGCACGTCCTCGCGTTCTACGCGGCGGCGGTCATCGTTCCGGTCCTGCTCGGGAACGCGCTGAGCCTCTCCCGCGAGGAGCTCGTCCACCTCATCAACGCGGACCTCCTGACCTGCGGCGTGGCCTCGATCATCCAGGCCCTCGGCGTCTGGAAGGTCGGTGCCCGGCTGCCCCTGGTCCAGGGCGTCACCTTCACCGCGGTCTCGCCGATGATCGCCATAGGCACGGGGGCGGGCGGCGGTACCGCCGGTCTCCTCGTCGTCTACGGGGCGGTGATCACGGCGGGCACGGCGACCTTCGTCTTCGCGCCGCTCTTCAGCAAGCTCGTGAAGTACTTCCCGCCGGTCGTCATCGGCACCATCCTCACGATCATCGGCATCACACTGATCCCGGTGGCCCTGCAGGACGCCGCCGGAGGTGCGCACCTCATCGGCACCCCCGCGTACGGGGATCCGAAGAACCTCGCCTACGCGCTGGGAACCCTGCTCTTCATCCTGGCCATGGTCAGGATCGGCAAGCCGTTCCTGAGCAGCCTGGCCGTCCTGCTCGGGCTCATCGCCGGCACGGCGGTCGCCTGGCTCCTCGGCGACGCCGATTTCGCGGTGGTGGGGCAGACCGGCTGGTTCGGGGTCACCACGCCCTTCCACTACGGCATGCCGCGGTTCGAGCTGCTCCCGATCGCCGCCATGCTCGTCGTCATGCTGATCACCATGGTGGAGACCACCGGGGACGTCTACGCGATCGGCGAGATCACCCGCAAGAAGGTCGACGCCGACACGGTCGCGCGGGCGCTGCGCGCCGACGGCGCGGCGACGGTGCTCGGCGGCGTCCTCAATTCGTTCCCGTACGTGGCGTTCGCCGAGAACATCGGGCTCGTACGTGTGCCCAAGGTCATGAGCCGGTACGTGGTCGTCGCGGCCAGCGTGTTCATGGTCGCACTGGGGCTGATGCCCAAGGCGGGCGGCCTCGTCGCCGCGATCCCGCACCCGGTGCTGGGCGGGGCGGCGATCTCCATGTTCGGCATCGTCGCCGCGGTCGGCGTGCAGATCCTGGGGAAGGCCGATCTGCGCGAGGAGCGCAACACGCTGATCCTGGCGGTCAGTCTCGGCGCCGCCCTGCTGCCGACCACGGTCGCCCCGTTCTTCGCCCGGATGCCGGACGACCTCCGGGCGGTCCTCGACAGCGGGATCACGCTGGGCGCCCTCACCGCCATCACGCTGAACCTGCTCTTCAACGTCTTCACGCGCCGCTCCACGACGGAGATCGACTGGGACGGCATCGGGGAAGAGGGCTCGACGGAGCCGCAGTTCGGGGCCCGCCCGGCCCTCTGACGCGGGCACCGCGGGGCCGGGAGGGGGCGGGGCTACCTTCCCGGCCCGCCGCCCCGTCAGCGCCCGCCCAGCGGGAACGGCGACGCCTCGCCCTCCTCCCCGATCAACTCCCAGAAGTGGTCGACGAGTCGGCGCAGGTATGCGGCGCGCTCCGCCGCGATCTCCTTGAGCCGGGCGTCGTCGTTGCGCGCGACCAGGTGTCCCATGTACCGCTCCGAGAACCGCGAGAACTCCTGGTGCATCGTGCGCAGTGCGTCCCCCACGCTGGTCGCGTCCACCACAACGATCTCCGCCACCGGTTCCACGTACGTCTTCCACCGCCCGGCGACGGCCGACCTCAGGAGCTCCGCCAGCTCGTCCACCCGTCCCATGATCCCGATGAGCTTGCGCAAGGACAGGCCCAGGGCCTCCACGAGCGCCCTGGTCTGCCAGGCGTCGCCGCGCCAGTGCTGTGCGGCCTCGGCCTCGCGGTATTCGGTCGGGTCCATGCCTATGCGGTACGCCAGCCGCTCCACGGTGAGCCGGCGGGCCAGCCGGTGCTCGGCGAGGGTGCGCGGTTCGATGCCCATCAGCGCCGTCGCTTCGCACCACAGGACGTCGGCCAGGGCGAAGAGCTGCCGGTCGGTGGGGACCTCGGAGCCCTGCTCCCAGGCCAGGACCAGCCGGGGGTGGACGGGCGTGCCGCAGGTCGCCATGAAGTGGGCCACCTGGGTCGGGGACAGGCCCATGCGGGCTCGTGCGGACCTGGCCTCGGTCGGGGAGAACGGAGTGCTGTGCACGGACGCGACACCTCGCAGCATCCTCGGACGCGAGGCGTGCGAGGGGAGGACGGAACGATGGATGAACACCAAGCGCGGGCACAGTAACAGATGTTCAGCTGATGTTCAGCGGGGTGTAACCGTCCATCTCCCTGTGATTCAAAGGCTATCAAGCCCCTCCAGGCTCGAAGTTCGCGAGCATCTGCTCCAGCGCGGCCTGGTCCGGCCCCGAGAACGGATCGAGGCCGGGCAGCGCGGCGAGGGTGTCGATGAACTGTGTGGTCTGGCCCACCGCCGGCGGCAGGTGCGTGCACAGGATGGTCTGCGGGTCCATCGCCCGCAGCGGCTCCACGGTGGACAGGAACCGGTCCGGATCCACCACTTGGACCCAGGGGCTGTCCACGCTCGCCCAGAGCCGCTGGGACGCCCTCAGGTCCTCGGCAGGCAGCGCCCCGACGTCGGTGCTCAACGCGACGTCCGCAGAGGGCATCGGACCGCCGAAGCAGTCGGAACTGAAGCAGGTCCGCGAACGGTCCTCGTAGAAGCCGACGGTGGCCGGGTTGTCGAACAGCGGCGGCCGGAACGCGTGCAGCGTCCGGTCGCCCACGTCCAGGGTCTGGCCCGGATTGAGGAAGTACAGCCGGTCCAGGGGCAGCGGCCGCTCGGTGGACATAATCCCGGCGGCCAGGAACGTGGTGACCACCCGCGCCCGGGGAGCGGCTTCGAGCAGTGCGAAGAGGCCGCCCGTGTGGTCCCGGTCGGGGTGGGTCAGCCAGATCCACAGCACGTCTTCGGGGTCGAGCACCGAACCGAGGGTGTCGACGAAGTCCCGGTCGGGCAGTCCGAGGCCGGTGTCGACGACCACCGGCTGCTCGGAGTGCAGGACGAAGGCGTTGACGGGGAGGAAGCCGATGCCCGGAACCTCCAGGCAATCCGCGAGAACGGTGATGTCGGGTCCCGGCTTGTGCGTGCTCATGGTCGTCTCCACCCCCCTGCGCGGTTCGGGCTCTCCCTCCATCGTGGCGCCGCCGGGTTGCGACCGCGCGCGGGAGCCGGTCCGCACAGAAGGTGGTGTCCGCGCGGGAGGTGGTCTCCGCCCCCGGGGCTCCGTCCTCAGTTCGCGCAGTCCGTGTCCCGGGCCGGACGCCTGCCGGTGGTCAGGAACTCCGTGACGGCCCGGTTGCCGCACGCGTTGCCGTTGCCGAGGTAGAGCCCGTGGCCGCCCTGCTCGACGGTGACCATGCGGGCCCGGTCGCCCAGCGCCTCACGCATCTTCAGCCCTCCGAAGAGCGGGGTCGCCGGATCCCGGCGGCTCTGGAGCAGGAGGATGTTCGACGGCCCGTCGTCGGTGATCCGCGTCGGCTTCTGCGCCGGGGCGTCCTTCCAGAAGGAGCAGGGCAGCACGTTCACCGGCATGCCGGCCGTGAGCGGGTGGCGCGCGCGGTCCGCGTCGACCGCGCGCTGGTACGAGGCCATCGGCACGTCCGGCCACTCCACGTCGTTGCAGATGACGGCGACCATGAGCGCCGCGTCCGGGTCCGGGATGGGCTGGGCGAGCTCGCGCGGGAGGGCGGGCTTCTTCGCCGGGTCCCCGGCCTCCTTGACGAGCCGGGCGAAGGGGGCGAAGGCGGAGTCGCTGTAGAGGGCGTTCTGGAGGGCCTGGCGCAGGCCGTTGCCGGTCAGGGGCACGCCCGGGGTGGTCGATTCCCTCGGCGCGCGGTCCAGCGCGGCCGCGAGCGACAGGACGAGCGGCTCGACCTCCTCGGGCCGCCCTGCCAGTCGCAGACCGTCCTCGTCCCGGTCG
Above is a genomic segment from Streptomyces sp. NBC_01233 containing:
- a CDS encoding nucleobase:cation symporter-2 family protein, with translation MARMPRRSSRRPHPHTHPVDELLPIPRLALYGFQHVLAFYAAAVIVPVLLGNALSLSREELVHLINADLLTCGVASIIQALGVWKVGARLPLVQGVTFTAVSPMIAIGTGAGGGTAGLLVVYGAVITAGTATFVFAPLFSKLVKYFPPVVIGTILTIIGITLIPVALQDAAGGAHLIGTPAYGDPKNLAYALGTLLFILAMVRIGKPFLSSLAVLLGLIAGTAVAWLLGDADFAVVGQTGWFGVTTPFHYGMPRFELLPIAAMLVVMLITMVETTGDVYAIGEITRKKVDADTVARALRADGAATVLGGVLNSFPYVAFAENIGLVRVPKVMSRYVVVAASVFMVALGLMPKAGGLVAAIPHPVLGGAAISMFGIVAAVGVQILGKADLREERNTLILAVSLGAALLPTTVAPFFARMPDDLRAVLDSGITLGALTAITLNLLFNVFTRRSTTEIDWDGIGEEGSTEPQFGARPAL
- a CDS encoding transcriptional regulator, whose product is MHSTPFSPTEARSARARMGLSPTQVAHFMATCGTPVHPRLVLAWEQGSEVPTDRQLFALADVLWCEATALMGIEPRTLAEHRLARRLTVERLAYRIGMDPTEYREAEAAQHWRGDAWQTRALVEALGLSLRKLIGIMGRVDELAELLRSAVAGRWKTYVEPVAEIVVVDATSVGDALRTMHQEFSRFSERYMGHLVARNDDARLKEIAAERAAYLRRLVDHFWELIGEEGEASPFPLGGR
- a CDS encoding MBL fold metallo-hydrolase is translated as MSTHKPGPDITVLADCLEVPGIGFLPVNAFVLHSEQPVVVDTGLGLPDRDFVDTLGSVLDPEDVLWIWLTHPDRDHTGGLFALLEAAPRARVVTTFLAAGIMSTERPLPLDRLYFLNPGQTLDVGDRTLHAFRPPLFDNPATVGFYEDRSRTCFSSDCFGGPMPSADVALSTDVGALPAEDLRASQRLWASVDSPWVQVVDPDRFLSTVEPLRAMDPQTILCTHLPPAVGQTTQFIDTLAALPGLDPFSGPDQAALEQMLANFEPGGA